A stretch of Janibacter endophyticus DNA encodes these proteins:
- the alaS gene encoding alanine--tRNA ligase: MDTAEIRRRWLAFFESKGHTVVPSAPLIHEDPNLLFVNAGMVPFKPYFLGQETPAWKRATSVQKCVRTGDIDEVGKTSRHGTFFQMNGNFSFGDYFKRDAIRFAWELLTTPQDQGGYGLDPDRLWATVYEDDDEAAAMWVEETSIPAERIVRRGKADNYWHMGVPGPGGPCSEIFYDRGPEYGTEGGPEVDEDRYMEVWNLVFMQYDLSAVRAKDDFDVAGPLPAQSVDTGMGLERIASILQGVDNMYEIDEVYPVLAKAAEMTGKTYGATGAKTAGESHPDDVRLRVVADHIRSSLMLIGDGVTPGNEGRGYVLRRMLRRAVRSMRLLGFDEPALPHLLPVSMEKMSASYPELRSGFDRIAQIAYAEEEAFRRTLAQGTQILDNAVATTKGEGGTTLAGGDAFKLHDTYGFPIDLTLEMAAEQGLAVDREGFVALMDEQRQRAQADAKAKKGGHANTEVWKDLRSLGATDWRAYEELTSEARVVGLVRDGQRVEELLPGESGQVVLDRTPFYAESGGQVADAGVIGGDGSHLVVKDVQRPVKGLVAHTVEVVTGPLRVGSEVQAEVDPQWRIDACQAHSGTHVVHAALRQVLGPSALQSGSYNKPGYLRLDFAWNQALSADARAEIEHVANLAVRDDLPVSASYMTLPEAREQGALALFGETYDEQVRVVEIGGPWSRELCGGTHVRRSAQIGALTLTGESSVGSGVRRVEAFVGMNALSYLATERALVAELSEIVKVPGPRLPERVSELVARLRETERELEKMRREQVAAAAGPLTEQAKDVGGVTLVAANIAGGAADDVRRMVLDTRGRLGEERPVVVALTGDGGAKPTVVVATNEAARGRGIKAGALVRVAAQTLGGGGGGKDDIAQGGGADASKVADALAAVEREIGSGS, encoded by the coding sequence ATGGACACCGCCGAGATCCGGCGTCGCTGGCTGGCCTTCTTCGAGAGCAAGGGCCACACCGTGGTGCCCTCTGCCCCGCTGATCCACGAGGACCCCAACCTCCTCTTCGTCAACGCCGGCATGGTCCCCTTCAAGCCCTACTTCCTCGGCCAGGAGACCCCGGCCTGGAAGCGCGCGACGAGCGTGCAGAAGTGCGTGCGCACCGGCGACATCGACGAGGTCGGCAAGACCTCGCGCCACGGCACGTTCTTCCAGATGAACGGCAACTTCTCCTTCGGCGACTACTTCAAGCGCGACGCGATCCGGTTCGCGTGGGAGCTGCTGACGACCCCCCAGGACCAGGGCGGCTACGGGCTCGACCCGGACCGACTGTGGGCGACCGTCTACGAGGACGACGACGAGGCCGCCGCGATGTGGGTCGAGGAGACCTCGATCCCCGCGGAGCGGATCGTGCGCCGTGGCAAGGCGGACAACTACTGGCACATGGGCGTCCCCGGTCCCGGGGGCCCGTGCAGCGAGATCTTCTACGACCGCGGGCCCGAGTACGGCACCGAGGGCGGCCCGGAGGTCGACGAGGACCGGTACATGGAGGTCTGGAACCTCGTCTTCATGCAGTACGACCTCTCCGCCGTGCGTGCGAAGGACGACTTCGACGTCGCCGGCCCGCTGCCCGCGCAGAGCGTCGACACCGGCATGGGCCTGGAGCGGATCGCCTCGATCCTCCAGGGCGTCGACAACATGTACGAGATCGACGAGGTCTATCCCGTGCTCGCCAAGGCGGCCGAGATGACCGGCAAGACCTACGGCGCCACCGGCGCCAAGACGGCAGGCGAGTCGCACCCCGACGACGTGCGGCTGCGCGTCGTCGCCGACCACATCCGCTCCTCGCTCATGCTCATCGGTGACGGTGTCACCCCGGGCAACGAGGGCCGCGGCTACGTGCTGCGCCGCATGCTGCGCCGCGCGGTCCGCTCGATGCGCCTCCTCGGCTTCGACGAGCCGGCGCTGCCGCACCTCCTGCCCGTCTCGATGGAGAAGATGAGCGCGTCCTACCCGGAGCTGCGCTCCGGCTTCGACCGCATCGCCCAGATCGCCTACGCGGAGGAGGAGGCCTTCCGCCGCACCCTCGCGCAGGGCACCCAGATCCTCGACAACGCCGTGGCGACGACGAAGGGGGAGGGCGGCACCACCCTCGCGGGCGGGGACGCCTTCAAGCTCCACGACACCTACGGCTTCCCGATCGACCTCACCCTCGAGATGGCCGCCGAGCAGGGCCTGGCCGTCGACCGGGAGGGCTTCGTCGCGCTCATGGACGAGCAGCGCCAGCGCGCCCAGGCGGACGCCAAGGCCAAGAAGGGCGGCCACGCCAACACCGAGGTGTGGAAGGACCTTCGCTCACTCGGTGCCACCGACTGGCGCGCCTACGAGGAGCTGACCTCCGAGGCCCGCGTCGTCGGGCTCGTGCGCGACGGCCAGCGCGTCGAGGAGCTGCTGCCCGGCGAGTCCGGCCAGGTCGTCCTCGACCGGACCCCCTTCTACGCCGAGTCCGGTGGCCAGGTCGCCGACGCCGGCGTCATCGGCGGCGACGGCAGCCACCTCGTCGTCAAGGACGTCCAGCGGCCCGTCAAGGGGCTCGTCGCGCACACCGTCGAGGTCGTCACCGGCCCGCTGCGTGTCGGCTCCGAGGTCCAGGCCGAGGTCGACCCGCAGTGGCGCATCGACGCCTGCCAGGCGCACTCCGGCACCCACGTCGTGCACGCCGCGCTGCGCCAGGTGCTCGGCCCCTCGGCCCTGCAGTCCGGCTCGTACAACAAGCCCGGCTACCTGCGGCTGGACTTCGCGTGGAACCAGGCGCTCTCCGCCGACGCCCGCGCCGAGATCGAGCACGTCGCCAACCTCGCGGTCCGCGACGACCTGCCGGTGTCGGCGTCGTACATGACCTTGCCCGAGGCCCGGGAGCAGGGGGCGCTGGCCCTCTTCGGCGAGACCTACGACGAGCAGGTGCGCGTCGTCGAGATCGGCGGTCCCTGGTCACGCGAGCTCTGCGGTGGCACGCACGTGCGCCGCTCGGCCCAGATCGGGGCGCTGACCCTCACCGGCGAGTCGTCGGTCGGCTCCGGCGTGCGCCGCGTCGAGGCCTTCGTCGGCATGAACGCGCTGTCCTACCTCGCGACCGAGCGCGCCCTCGTCGCCGAGCTCTCCGAGATCGTCAAGGTGCCCGGCCCGCGGCTGCCCGAGCGGGTCAGCGAGCTCGTCGCGCGCCTGCGCGAGACCGAGCGCGAGCTGGAGAAGATGCGCCGCGAGCAGGTCGCCGCGGCCGCCGGCCCGCTCACCGAGCAGGCGAAGGACGTCGGCGGGGTCACCCTCGTCGCGGCCAACATCGCCGGGGGAGCCGCCGACGACGTGCGCCGCATGGTGCTCGACACCCGCGGCCGGCTCGGCGAGGAGCGCCCGGTCGTCGTCGCGCTCACCGGGGACGGCGGGGCCAAGCCCACCGTGGTCGTCGCGACGAACGAGGCCGCCCGCGGCCGGGGGATCAAGGCGGGCGCCCTCGTGCGCGTCGCCGCGCAGACCCTTGGTGGTGGTGGCGGTGGCAAGGACGACATCGCCCAGGGCGGTGGCGCCGACGCGAGCAAGGTCGCCGACGCGCTCGCCGCAGTGGAGCGCGAGATCGGCAGCGGCTCCTGA
- a CDS encoding replication-associated recombination protein A, with product MSDVDLFASSSSPGSGEGAAAPAGATLPPLAVRMRPRSIDEVRGQGEVLRPGSPLRRLIEGAGGTAGPLSAILWGPPGTGKTTLAHLVATAADREFVELSAVTAGVKDVRAVMERAATSRALYGRATVLFLDEIHRFTKAQQDALLPGVENREVVLVAATTENPSFSVIAPLLSRSILVTLESLTKGEIAEVIESAVADERGLEGRFELAEEARDHLVAIAGGDARRALTGLEAAAGVAQDDAGVVLDPEAVLPISLAHVEQAVARAAVRYDKTGDQHYDVASAFIKSMRGSDVDAALHYLARQLEAGEDPRFIARRVVIAASEDVGMGDPTALQTAVAAMHAVAQIGMPEARIILAQAVVHNALAPKSNAAYTGINEAIADVRAGKVGAVPPHLRGSGYTQASDRAAAASGGQQVAGYVYSHDQADGVAAQQYLPDELDAELGDRSYYRPTDRGFEARLQERWQWLRGRLRDR from the coding sequence GTGAGTGATGTCGATCTCTTCGCCTCGTCGAGCTCCCCGGGCTCCGGCGAGGGCGCTGCCGCGCCGGCCGGCGCGACGCTCCCGCCGCTGGCGGTGCGGATGCGGCCCCGGTCGATCGACGAGGTGCGCGGCCAGGGTGAGGTGCTGCGCCCCGGGTCCCCGCTGCGCCGGCTCATCGAGGGCGCCGGTGGGACGGCCGGGCCGCTGTCGGCGATCCTCTGGGGTCCGCCCGGCACCGGCAAGACGACGCTGGCCCACCTCGTGGCGACCGCGGCCGACCGGGAGTTCGTCGAGCTGTCCGCGGTCACGGCGGGGGTCAAGGACGTGCGCGCCGTCATGGAGCGGGCGGCGACGAGCCGCGCCCTGTACGGGCGGGCGACCGTGCTCTTCCTCGACGAGATCCACCGTTTCACCAAGGCCCAGCAGGACGCGCTGCTCCCCGGCGTCGAGAACCGCGAGGTCGTCCTCGTCGCCGCGACGACGGAGAACCCGTCCTTCTCGGTCATCGCGCCGCTGCTCTCGCGCTCGATCCTCGTCACCCTCGAGTCCCTGACGAAGGGGGAGATCGCGGAGGTCATCGAGTCGGCCGTCGCCGACGAGCGTGGGCTCGAGGGTCGCTTCGAGCTCGCCGAGGAGGCCCGCGACCACCTCGTCGCGATCGCCGGGGGCGACGCGCGGAGGGCTCTGACCGGCCTCGAGGCGGCGGCCGGGGTCGCGCAGGACGACGCCGGGGTCGTGCTCGACCCCGAGGCCGTGCTGCCGATCAGCCTCGCCCACGTCGAGCAGGCCGTCGCGCGGGCGGCCGTGCGCTACGACAAGACCGGCGACCAGCACTACGACGTGGCCTCGGCCTTCATCAAGTCGATGCGTGGCTCGGACGTCGACGCCGCCCTGCACTACCTCGCCCGCCAGCTCGAGGCGGGGGAGGACCCGCGCTTCATCGCCCGCCGGGTCGTCATCGCCGCGAGCGAGGACGTCGGGATGGGCGACCCCACGGCCCTCCAGACCGCCGTCGCCGCGATGCACGCCGTGGCTCAGATCGGCATGCCGGAGGCGCGGATCATCCTCGCTCAGGCGGTCGTCCACAACGCGCTCGCGCCGAAGTCCAACGCCGCGTACACGGGGATCAACGAGGCGATCGCCGACGTGCGCGCCGGCAAGGTCGGAGCGGTCCCGCCGCACCTGCGGGGCAGCGGCTACACCCAGGCCTCCGACCGGGCCGCCGCGGCGTCGGGCGGGCAGCAGGTCGCCGGCTACGTCTACTCCCACGACCAGGCCGACGGGGTCGCGGCGCAGCAGTACCTCCCCGACGAGCTCGATGCCGAGCTCGGCGACCGGTCGTACTACCGGCCGACGGACCGCGGCTTCGAGGCACGACTCCAGGAGCGGTGGCAGTGGCTGCGCGGCAGGCTGCGCGACCGCTGA
- a CDS encoding MMPL family transporter has product MTRHAAPRRSMLDRWGRLIGHHPRTVVLTWVLAVAVSFLVALGALGNPALFDRLHSSDAVSPGDAQLARDLALEAGGGTFANDTLIVEGSPATNPFVLRNVGTALQAISEIEGVESVVNPVVAPDGGVTSPQAAPLVRDEGGGRYGFVTVVTYAEDLEGAALDRARTAVDHQLDQVVAGAMATDSQRGSVKDLVDAIIGQVGTDMKKGEGIALPISFLVMIIVFGGFLAAGLPIAGAIASIGGALLILLGFSYVIDLDATVVNIVTVLGLGLCIDYGLLIVSRFREEARALLSGPPAESLDADRVAEITGRTLDRAGRTVIFSAVTVAISLVGLMFFPVVFMRASGAAGIAVVLLALLVAVTLIPALCALGARRLLRPGTEQAPDEGVFSRLSRVVQRAPWVVIAACLAVLVTAALPSLRLQLTSSGPELLPAGARERVFFETLAEQYPDMASPDVTYVTEAPKDEVERWAETGATGLPGLVAEPVVTSVGTVGDREILSVELRTGDGGLGEASRTLVDRLHAEPPPVEGHIGGQASSLRDLTSIIVKGAPYAVLTVVLATFVLLFLMTGSVVVPIKALVMNVVSLGASLGALVWIFQDGHLEGLLGFTSTGTVEATIPVLALAFGFGLSMDYEVFLLSRIVELHEGGMPTNDAVRLGLQRSGRIITSAALLMVIVFSGFITAQVLAVKQTGVALVLAILIDATLVRMLLVPATMSVLGEWNWWAPRWMKGLHARFGITE; this is encoded by the coding sequence GTGACCAGGCACGCGGCGCCCCGACGCTCGATGCTCGACCGCTGGGGTCGCCTCATCGGCCACCACCCTCGCACCGTGGTCCTGACCTGGGTCCTCGCCGTGGCCGTGAGCTTCCTCGTCGCGCTCGGCGCCCTCGGCAACCCCGCGCTCTTCGACCGGTTGCACAGCAGCGACGCGGTCTCGCCGGGCGACGCGCAGCTGGCCCGCGACCTCGCGCTGGAGGCGGGCGGCGGGACCTTCGCCAACGACACCCTCATTGTCGAGGGATCCCCCGCCACCAACCCCTTCGTGCTGCGGAACGTCGGCACTGCGCTCCAGGCGATCTCCGAGATCGAGGGCGTGGAGTCGGTGGTGAACCCGGTCGTCGCCCCGGACGGCGGCGTCACCAGCCCGCAGGCCGCACCCCTGGTCAGGGACGAAGGGGGCGGACGGTACGGCTTCGTCACGGTGGTGACCTATGCCGAGGACCTCGAGGGCGCCGCCCTCGACCGGGCCCGCACCGCAGTCGACCACCAGCTCGACCAGGTCGTCGCCGGCGCGATGGCCACCGACAGCCAGCGCGGCAGCGTCAAGGACCTCGTCGACGCGATCATCGGCCAGGTCGGCACCGACATGAAGAAGGGCGAGGGCATCGCGCTGCCGATCTCGTTCCTGGTGATGATCATCGTCTTCGGCGGCTTCCTCGCCGCCGGGCTGCCCATCGCGGGGGCGATCGCCTCGATCGGCGGTGCCCTGCTCATCCTGCTCGGCTTCTCGTACGTCATCGACCTCGACGCGACCGTCGTCAACATCGTCACCGTGCTCGGTCTCGGCCTGTGCATCGACTACGGGCTGCTCATCGTCAGCCGTTTCCGGGAGGAGGCCCGGGCGCTGCTGTCGGGGCCCCCGGCCGAGAGCCTCGACGCGGACCGTGTCGCCGAGATCACCGGGCGGACGCTGGACCGGGCCGGGCGCACCGTGATCTTCTCCGCCGTCACCGTGGCGATCTCGCTCGTCGGACTGATGTTCTTCCCCGTCGTCTTCATGCGCGCCTCGGGCGCCGCGGGCATCGCGGTGGTCCTCCTGGCGCTGCTCGTCGCGGTCACCCTCATCCCGGCGCTCTGCGCGCTGGGTGCTCGACGGCTGCTGCGCCCCGGCACCGAGCAGGCGCCCGACGAAGGGGTCTTCTCGCGGCTCTCGCGGGTCGTCCAGCGCGCGCCGTGGGTGGTCATCGCCGCCTGCCTCGCCGTCCTCGTGACCGCGGCCCTGCCCTCGCTGCGGCTGCAGCTCACCTCCTCCGGGCCCGAGCTGCTCCCCGCCGGGGCGAGGGAGCGGGTCTTCTTCGAGACCCTGGCCGAGCAGTACCCGGACATGGCCAGCCCCGACGTCACCTACGTCACCGAGGCGCCCAAGGACGAGGTCGAGCGCTGGGCCGAGACGGGGGCCACGGGCCTGCCCGGTCTCGTGGCCGAGCCGGTGGTGACCTCCGTCGGGACGGTCGGCGACCGCGAGATCCTCTCCGTGGAGCTGCGCACCGGCGACGGCGGGCTCGGGGAGGCGAGCCGCACCCTCGTCGACCGGCTGCACGCGGAGCCTCCCCCCGTCGAGGGGCACATCGGCGGGCAGGCCTCCAGCCTGCGCGACCTCACGAGCATCATCGTGAAGGGCGCTCCCTACGCGGTCCTCACCGTGGTGCTGGCGACCTTCGTGCTCCTCTTCCTCATGACCGGGTCGGTCGTCGTGCCGATCAAGGCCCTCGTGATGAACGTCGTCTCGTTGGGCGCCTCGCTCGGAGCGTTGGTCTGGATCTTCCAGGACGGGCATCTCGAGGGGCTCCTCGGCTTCACCTCGACGGGGACGGTCGAGGCGACGATCCCGGTGCTGGCGCTCGCCTTCGGCTTCGGGCTCTCGATGGACTACGAGGTCTTCCTGCTCAGTCGCATCGTCGAGCTGCACGAGGGGGGCATGCCCACCAACGACGCGGTCCGGCTCGGCCTGCAGCGCTCCGGTCGGATCATCACGAGCGCAGCGCTGCTCATGGTCATCGTCTTCTCGGGCTTCATCACGGCCCAGGTGCTCGCGGTCAAGCAGACCGGTGTCGCCCTCGTGCTGGCGATCCTCATCGACGCGACCCTCGTCCGCATGCTCCTCGTCCCGGCGACGATGTCGGTGCTCGGCGAGTGGAACTGGTGGGCGCCCCGGTGGATGAAGGGCCTGCACGCCCGCTTCGGGATCACCGAGTAG
- a CDS encoding GNAT family N-acetyltransferase — protein MPTAIRTKGELLAASGGSPVLRGEVPSATGLPALFLEGEGVWAVAFLRPTHVHGLNVMLHAGDTGQAMSQGAVAALDDLVRSAPFASWLAAARQAGATHASLPRRSVGTIGDLLADAEHAVGRWEWMWTEAAPPAPPAPVLDLGTGAKTEIDSLLQADNARTDGRPFAHPDQRWVGVRDDDGSLVAVGCCEIEQSGTPILAGITVAAHARGRGLGRAVTAELTRGAVAEHGWCTLGMYSDNPVARGLYLDLGYQRGAEWTSGAMRPA, from the coding sequence GTGCCGACCGCGATCAGGACGAAGGGGGAGCTCCTCGCCGCCTCCGGCGGATCGCCCGTGCTCCGGGGCGAGGTCCCGTCCGCGACGGGGCTTCCGGCCCTCTTCCTCGAGGGCGAAGGGGTCTGGGCCGTCGCCTTCCTGCGGCCCACCCACGTCCACGGGCTCAACGTCATGCTGCACGCCGGCGACACCGGCCAGGCCATGTCCCAGGGCGCCGTGGCCGCCCTCGACGACCTCGTCCGGTCCGCCCCCTTCGCCTCCTGGCTGGCCGCGGCGCGCCAGGCGGGCGCGACGCACGCGTCCCTGCCCCGCAGGTCGGTCGGCACGATCGGTGACCTGCTCGCCGACGCGGAGCACGCGGTGGGCCGCTGGGAGTGGATGTGGACCGAGGCGGCCCCGCCGGCTCCACCCGCACCGGTCCTCGACCTCGGCACCGGGGCCAAGACGGAGATCGACTCCCTGCTGCAGGCCGACAACGCCCGCACCGACGGTCGCCCCTTCGCCCACCCGGACCAGCGCTGGGTCGGCGTGCGCGACGACGACGGCTCGCTCGTGGCCGTCGGCTGCTGCGAGATCGAGCAGTCCGGCACCCCCATCCTCGCAGGCATCACGGTCGCGGCGCACGCGCGCGGCCGGGGCCTCGGACGCGCGGTCACCGCCGAGCTGACCCGCGGTGCCGTGGCCGAGCACGGCTGGTGCACGCTCGGGATGTACTCGGACAACCCGGTCGCGCGCGGCCTCTACCTCGACCTCGGCTACCAGCGAGGTGCCGAGTGGACGAGCGGGGCGATGAGACCGGCGTGA
- a CDS encoding amino acid kinase family protein — protein MRRPRRPYPRARRTAPVARGADGRLHGVEAVIDKDLASAVLAESIGADLLLLLTDVPGVLRDHGTARARLLERVRRVDVTDLDLPRGSMRPKAEAALRFVERTGRRAVIGDVADVLDLAAGRTGTAACP, from the coding sequence CTGAGGCGCCCCCGGCGCCCCTACCCGAGAGCCCGGCGGACCGCCCCCGTCGCGCGGGGCGCGGACGGCCGGCTGCACGGGGTCGAGGCCGTCATCGACAAGGACCTCGCCTCGGCGGTCCTGGCCGAGAGCATCGGCGCGGACCTGCTGCTGCTGCTCACCGACGTGCCCGGCGTGCTCCGTGATCACGGCACGGCGCGCGCACGTCTCCTCGAGCGCGTCCGACGGGTCGACGTCACCGACCTGGACCTTCCCCGCGGATCGATGCGGCCCAAGGCCGAGGCGGCGTTGCGCTTCGTCGAGCGCACCGGCAGACGGGCCGTCATCGGGGACGTCGCCGACGTGCTCGACCTGGCGGCGGGGCGGACCGGGACCGCCGCATGCCCCTGA
- the aspS gene encoding aspartate--tRNA ligase, with translation MLRTHEAGTLRAEHSGQTVTLTGWVARRRDHGGVAFIDVRDASGVVQVVARDEVLTGAAHDLRNEYCIRVTGEVTPREEKDVNPNLPTGAVDVVASEIEVLSASEPLPFQIDERVTVGEEARLKHRYLDLRRPGAQSAGAGLRLRSKVNAAARTVLAERDFVEIETPTLTRSTPEGARDFLVPARLAPGEWYALPQSPQLFKQLLMVAGMERYYQIARCYRDEDFRADRQPEFTQLDIEMSFVEQDDVLELGEAIAKAVWATIGVDLPTPFERMTYADAMARFGTDKPDLRFGLELTDCTEYFASTPFRVFQAEYVGAVVMPGGASQPRRQFDAWQEWAKQRGAKGLAYVTVGEDGELAGPVAKNISDEEKAGLAAHVGANPGDCIFFAAGAPKASRGLLGAARVEIGKRCELIDESAWSFLWVVDAPLFEPAAEAVAAGDVAVGGGAWTAVHHAFTSPQAEFLDTFDTDPGPALAYAYDMVCNGNEIGGGSIRIHRRDVQERVFKVMGLDAEAAQEKFGFLLEAFKYGAPPHGGIAFGWDRIVMLLLGADSIRDVIAFPKSGGGYDALTDAPAPITAEQRKEAGIDATPVVAREQDGSEGTPEVGPRG, from the coding sequence GTGCTTCGCACCCACGAAGCCGGCACCCTGCGTGCCGAGCACTCCGGCCAGACCGTCACCCTCACTGGCTGGGTGGCGCGGCGACGCGATCACGGCGGAGTGGCCTTCATCGACGTGCGCGACGCGAGCGGCGTCGTCCAGGTCGTCGCCCGGGACGAGGTCCTCACCGGCGCGGCCCACGACCTGCGCAACGAGTACTGCATCAGGGTGACCGGCGAGGTCACCCCCCGCGAGGAGAAGGACGTCAACCCCAACCTCCCGACCGGTGCCGTCGACGTCGTCGCCTCCGAGATCGAGGTGCTCTCGGCCAGCGAGCCGCTGCCCTTCCAGATCGACGAGCGCGTCACCGTCGGCGAGGAGGCGCGCCTCAAGCACCGCTACCTCGACCTGCGGCGTCCGGGCGCCCAGAGCGCCGGCGCCGGCCTGCGCCTGCGCAGCAAGGTCAACGCCGCCGCGCGCACGGTCCTCGCGGAGCGGGACTTCGTCGAGATCGAGACCCCGACGCTCACCCGCTCGACGCCCGAGGGCGCACGGGACTTCCTCGTGCCCGCGCGGCTCGCGCCCGGCGAGTGGTACGCCCTGCCGCAGAGCCCGCAGCTCTTCAAGCAGCTGCTCATGGTCGCCGGCATGGAGCGCTACTACCAGATCGCCCGCTGCTACCGCGACGAGGACTTCCGCGCCGACCGTCAGCCGGAGTTCACCCAGCTCGACATCGAGATGAGCTTCGTCGAGCAGGACGACGTCCTCGAGCTCGGCGAGGCCATCGCCAAGGCCGTCTGGGCGACCATCGGCGTCGACCTGCCGACCCCCTTCGAGCGGATGACCTACGCCGACGCGATGGCGCGCTTCGGCACCGACAAGCCCGACCTGCGCTTCGGCCTCGAGCTCACCGACTGCACCGAGTACTTCGCCTCGACCCCCTTCCGGGTCTTCCAGGCCGAGTACGTCGGCGCCGTCGTCATGCCCGGCGGCGCGAGCCAGCCGCGTCGCCAGTTCGACGCCTGGCAGGAGTGGGCCAAGCAGCGCGGGGCGAAGGGCCTGGCGTACGTGACCGTCGGCGAGGACGGGGAGCTCGCAGGCCCGGTCGCCAAGAACATCTCCGACGAGGAGAAGGCCGGACTGGCCGCCCACGTCGGCGCCAACCCGGGCGACTGCATCTTCTTCGCCGCCGGTGCGCCCAAGGCCAGCCGTGGCCTCCTCGGCGCCGCCCGCGTCGAGATCGGCAAGCGCTGCGAGCTCATCGACGAGTCGGCCTGGTCCTTCCTCTGGGTCGTCGACGCGCCGCTCTTCGAGCCCGCCGCCGAGGCGGTCGCCGCCGGTGACGTCGCCGTCGGCGGGGGTGCGTGGACCGCGGTCCACCACGCCTTCACCAGTCCCCAGGCCGAGTTCCTCGACACCTTCGACACCGACCCCGGCCCGGCGCTCGCCTACGCCTACGACATGGTCTGCAACGGCAACGAGATCGGCGGCGGGTCCATCCGTATCCACCGCCGCGACGTGCAGGAGCGGGTCTTTAAGGTCATGGGCCTGGACGCCGAGGCGGCGCAGGAGAAGTTCGGCTTCCTCCTCGAGGCCTTCAAGTACGGTGCCCCGCCGCACGGCGGCATCGCCTTCGGCTGGGACCGGATCGTCATGCTCCTCCTGGGGGCCGACTCGATCCGCGACGTCATCGCCTTCCCCAAGTCCGGCGGCGGCTACGACGCCCTCACCGACGCGCCTGCGCCGATCACCGCGGAGCAGCGCAAGGAGGCCGGCATCGACGCCACGCCGGTGGTGGCGAGGGAGCAGGACGGCTCGGAGGGTACGCCCGAGGTCGGTCCCAGGGGCTGA